CTCCACGCCCATTTCGACGTCGTGCTCGAAGCGGTCGCGACCGGGCGGCGCGAACTCATCCGGCTTCATCGCGCCGGCGAAATCGACGATGAAACGCTGCACGAACTGGAGCGCGATCTCGACCTTGAGGAATTGAGCGCAATATCTGCCAAGGCGTGAGCCTCTTGCCCGAACGTTTCTTTCCATTTTCTCCTTTGACATGAGGGGCGGATGTCCTAGATGTCCGCAAATTGGCGCCAAGTATCGAGGAGCTTGAGAGCGATCAAGAAGTCAAAGGCGCCGAAACCACCAAAACCGAAGACGCTGTTGCAGAAGCTGGCTGCCTCGCCCGAGAAACTGTTTTCGGGTTCGTTTCGCCAGCAATGTGCAGCACTTTGCTATCGTTACGTGCCTGACGGCGCGATCGAGATCCTTGTGGTGACGTCGCGCGACAGCGGCCGCTGGCTCATTCCAAAAGGCTGGCCGATGAAACAGAAGGAACCGCACGAGGCCGCGGCGATCGAAGCCTTGCAGGAGGCCGGTGTTCGCGGGAAAGTTCGCAAGAAGCCGATTGGCAGCTACACCTACTTAAAGATGCTCGATGACGGCGACGTGGTGCCCTGTATCGTTGACATCTTCCAGATCGAAGTCACCAAGCTGGCGGAAAAATACAAGGAGAAAGGCGAGCGTTTGGTCGCCTGGGTCAGCCCCGATGAAGCGGCGCGGCGCGTCCGCGAAATCGAGCTCAAATCGCTTCTGGTCGACTTCAAGCCGCGGTGAAGTCGCGCACCTTTCCGGATCACATCCTCGGACGATAGCCGCGCTGACGTTTGCTACGCGTTAGCTCGAGGAAGAGTTTGACCGCCTCCTCCTCCCGCGCGAAGTGGTGCACCATCATCTGGCCGTGACTTCCGATCCGTCCCCAGCGCCGCGTCAGGCACGCCTCGCCCAATAGGGACATGGAGATCTGCATGGAGTAGTAGCGCGCCATGTTTCTGGCCGCGTCCCTTCGCTCGACATAGATCTGGTAGGGCTGAACGATCGTCATGCGCGAAGATTCGGCGATCGGCGCGCATAGGTCCAACGAGAGTTTTGAATCGATCACGTGCGACCGATTCATTTTGGTGATCTGTCACGACCCTTGCCGCAACGGATAAGGGTCAACGGGCGCACCGGCGAAAGCTCCGCAGACAAGCAAAAGCCGGAACGGCGTGCACCGATCCGGCCTTCGAAATCTTGAAGCCTTGGTTAGCCGCGGAACGTGTAGTCTGCGATCGACTGCGGTTTCATCTCGATCGAGAAACCCGGCCGCTGCGGCGGCATATAGGCGGCATTCTCGATCACGCAGGGGTCGAGGAAGTGTTCGTGCAGATGGTCGACATATTCGATGACGCGACCATCCTTGGTGCCGGAAACCGCCAGATAGTCGATCATCGACAGATGCTGGACATATTCGCACAAGCCGACGCCACCGGCATGCGGCCAGACCGGCAGCCCGTATTTGGCGGCGACGAGCAGCACCGCCAGAACCTCGTTCAGGCCCCCCATCCGGCAACTATCGATCTGGACGATGTCGATCGCGCCCTCGGCGATGAACTGCTTGAACATGATGCGGTTCTGGCACATCTCGCCGGTTGCGACCTTCACCGGTCCGATCGCCTCGCGGATCTTGCGGTGACCGGCAACGTCGTCGGGGCTCGTCGGCTCCTCGATGAAGAAGGGCTTGGCAAAAGCGAGCTGCTTGACCCAGTCGATCGCCTCGCCGACTTCCCAGACCTGGTTGGCGTCGATCATCAAATAGCGGTCCGGGCCGATCACCTCGCGCGCGATCGTCAGTCGCCGGATGTCGTCGGCAAGGTCGCGACCGACCTTCATCTTGATATGGTTGAAACCTTCGTCAATCGCCTCCTGGGCGAGACGCCGGAGCTTATCGTCGTCATAACCGAGCCAGCCGGCCGATGTCGTGTAGCAGGCATAGCCTTCCTTCTCGAGCGTCGCGATGCGCTGAGCCTTGCCGGGTTCGGCCCTGCTGAGGATGGCGACCGCCTCGTCACGCGTCAGCACGTCGGTCATGTAGCGATAGTCGACGATATCGGCGATCTCTTCCGGCGACATTTCGGCGACAAGCCGCCAGACGGGCTTGCCCGCCTCCTTGGCAAGCAGGTCCCAGACGGCGTTGACGACGGCGCCGGTCGCCAGATGCATCGCACCTTTCTCCGGACCGATCCAGCGCAGCTGGCTGTCGCTGGTCAGGTGCCGCCAGAACCGGCCGGGATGGGCGAGAATGTCTGATGTCTCCTGGCCGACGATCAGATGCCGCATGGCCTTGATCGCCATGCAGCAAATGTCGTTGCCGCGGCCGATAGTGAAGGTGAGACCATGGCCCGCAAGTCCCTCCCGATCGGTGTCGAGGATGACATAGGCCGCGGAATAGTCCGGGTCCGGGTTCATCGCGTCGGAACCGTCGAGGCTCTGCGAGGTCGGAAAGCGCAGGTCGAAGACGCGCAGATCAGTGATGCGGGTCATGGTCACTCCAGTCTTATGATCAATCGTCCGCGCGCACGGACTGCTTCTGGCTGCCGAGGCCCTCGATGCCGAGTTCGACGACGTCGCCGGCCTTAAGGTAACGCGGCGGCTTCATGCCCATGCCGACGCCGGGCGGCGTGCCGGTCGAGATGATGTCGCCCGGCTGCAGCGACATGAACTGCGACAGGTAGGAGACGAGGTAGGCAACGCCATAGACCATGGTCTTCGACGAGCCGTTCTGCATGGTTTCGCCGTTGACCTTCAGCCACATCGGCAGGTTCTGCGGGTCCGCCACTTCGTCCTTGGTCACCAGCCACGGGCCTGTCGGACCAAAGGTGTCGCAGGACTTGCCCTTGGTCCACTGCCCCTGGCGCTCGATCTGGAAGGCGCGTTCGGAGACGTCGTGCACGGTGCAGTAGCCGGCGACATAGTCGAGTGCTTCCGCCTCGGTGACGTACTTGGCCTTGCGGCCGATGACGACGCCGAGTTCCACTTCCCAGTCGGTCTTCTCCGAGCCGCGCGGAATGATCAGGTCGTCATTCGGGCCAACGATCGCCGACGTCGCCTTCATGAAGATGATCGGTTCGGAGGGAACCGTGGCGCCCGTCTCGGCGGCATGGTCGGAGTAGTTGAGGCCGATGCAGATGAACTTGCCGGTACCGGCCACGCAAGGGCCGAGCCGCTGGTTGCCGTCGACAGCCGGAAGGCCGGCGAGATCGAGTGCCTCGAGTTCGGCGAGTTTGTCCGGGTCGAGCGCCGCACCTGAGAAATCGGCGACGTGGCCGGAAAGATCACGCAAGGTGCCGTTCGCATCGAGGATGCCCGGCTTTTCCTGGCCCGGGAGGCCGTAACGAAGAAGTTTCATATCTCTGCTTCCTGCTTGTCTGTTGTCAGATGGTCCAGCCGCCATCGATGGCATAGGCCTGGCCGGTCGTATAGGTGGCGCCCGCGAGATGGACGGCAAGGTCGGCGATCTCTTCCGGGGTGCCGAGACGTCCCATTGGCTGGCGGGCGATAAAGGCGGCACGCGCAGTTTCATAGTCTCCCTGGGCGCGCATGCGGTCCTGCAGCGACGGGCTTTCGACGGTGCCCGGGCAAATGGCGTTGCAGCGAATGCCCTCAGACACGTAATCGGCTGCGACGGCCTTTGTGAGACCGATGACGGCGGCCTTGGTGACGCCGTAGGCAAACCGGTTGGGTACGCCCTTGATGCTGGAAGCGACCGAAGCCATGTTGATGATCGCGCCGTCCTTGCGGACAAGCATGCCCGGAAGGACCGCACGAATGGTGCGGATCATCGCCTTGACGTTGAGGTCGAGCGCGAACTCCAGATCGCTATCCTTCATCTCCAGGATCGAACCGGCATGCACGAAACCGGCGCAGTTGAAGAGGACGTCGACGGCGCCGATCTCTGCCACGAGCGCTTCGACCGCTTGCGTGTCGAGAACGTCGAGCCGGTGCGTTTCGACGTCGGCTTCCTTTGCAAGTGCCGCAAGCGCATCGGTATTGATATCGGTCGCGTGCACCTTTGCGCCGGCCTTCACAAAGGCCAAAGCCGAAGCGCGGCCGATGCCTTGAGCCGCAGCCGTAATCAGGACGACCTTGCCTTTAAGATCCGCTGTCATTCTCGATCCCTCATGCTTTGCGTTCAACGACCAGGATATGGTCGGCGGCGAGAACGACCTCGCCACGCTGGTTGATGACTTCTAACCGTTCGACGATGCGTCCCGCCTTCGGCCGCTTCGGATCGTCCTCCTTGGCGGCGATCGTCACGCGGGTACGGATCGTATCGCCGATATGAACCGGGCGCACGAAGCGCAGACGATCATAGCCGTAGGAAAACGCAACCGGATTGATCAAAGATGCGGTCAGCCCGACCCCGATCGAAAAGATCATGGTGCCGTGGGCGATGCGCTGGCCGCCCGGCAGGGTCTTGGCGAACTCCGCATCCATGTGGTGCGGAAAGAAATCGCCGGTGTGGCCGGCATGAACGACGAAGTCGGTTTCGGTAATCGTCCGGCCCGTCGTCAGGCGCTCATGGCCGAGCTCGTAGTCTTCGAAATGGATGATCTGTTCCGACATCTCAGCGTCCCGGAAGTGGCGCGATCGCCGTGGCCGGCGCGGCACTCGATTGATAGGCGGCCTCGACCAGGGCCATTGTCTGCCAGGCGTCTTCCACCGAGCCGATCAGCTCCGGGTCTTCGCCGGAGGCGAAACGCTGCAGATTGGCCATTCGGTTGGCGAAGGCGTCGGGGAACCAGGCGCCTTCAAGCGGAACCGACACCCACTCGACAGCCCCGGTTGGCCGGATCCAGAGCTCGTCGGGCTCGCCCTTGGGATAGTCGAGGTTGACACCGAGTTTTACATAAGCAGCACCCGACGTGCCCGAAATGCGGAACTCGCAGGCCTGGAACTTGCGGCCGAAATCATGGTCGTGATTGACCGAAAGTACGCAGCGCACGCGGTCGCCATAGTCGAGGATCGCAGCCGTCCGTGTCTGGGCGACCTCATGGTTCGGATGGCCGATCGTCTTTGCATGCACGCCCAATGGATTGCCAAGCAGGCCGCGCACGAGATCCAGATAGTGGATCGAGTGCATGGCGATCTCGATGCGCGGCAGGCCCTTCAAGAAGGGCCACAGACCCCAGGGCGTAGCAAGTGCAAGCCAGGCGTCGAAATCGACGACCTCGCCGAGGTATCCCTTGGCGATCGCGTCTTTCAGCGCCAGCATCATCGGCGCGAAGCGGAGCTGGAAATTGACCGCCGCCTTCAGTTTGCGCGTCCGGCAGAGCTCGAGAATGGCGGTCGCGGCTTCAAGGTCCGAGCCCATCGGCTTCTGGATGAGGGCAGCGGCGCCGATCGGAAGCTTCGCCAGGATGGCGGCATGGGCCGCCGGCGGGGTCGCCAGATCAAAGATTGCATCAGCGACCGCAAGCGCATCCTCTTCCCGTTCGAAGGCGGGAATGCGCCAGGCGCCGGCAAGCTTCGCGGCCTTCTCCCGGTCTGGATCATAAAGGCCCGCGACTGGGAAGCCGGCCTGGCGATAAGCCGGCAGATGTGCGTCGCCGACGATGCTGCCGGCGCCGAAGATCACGATCGGCCGGGGCTCTGCCGGTTTCGGCCACCACTGCCTGAGCGCGCCCGGATCGAAATTTTCAGCCATTGTGGGAGACCTTGCCGTCGTGATGGAAGACCTCTTCCATCATCGCCCACCACTCGCCTTCCTGGCGCGTCTCAAGCGGCTTCTGGCAGGGCATACAGACCGACCACCATTCCTGGTTCTTCGGATGTGCGGCCATCTTGGCCATGTCCGCCTCAAAATCAGAGCCGACATACTCCCAGTAGCCGAAGAGCAGGTTTTCCGGCTCCTTGAGGAAGATCGAATAGTTGGTAACGTTGCACTCGGAAATCAGCGCGAGGATCTCCGGCCAGACGGCGGCGTGCAACGCCTTGTATTCGGCGACCTTGGACGCCTCCAGACCGATCACCATTCCCATTCGCTGCATGATGACCTCCCTATCCTAGCCCCGAAACTCGCGGGTAAACTCGTCGATCGAGCGGGCGCGCACGGCATCCCAGTCCCAGGAAATCCCGATGCCTGGCTCGGACGGCGCCAATGCGCGACCGTTCCGGATCTCCATGCCCTTGGTCGTGAGATCATCGAGCTGCGGAATGTACTCAACATATTTGCCGTTCGGCACGGCGCAGACGAGGCTGACATGCAGCTCCATCAGGAAGTGCGGGCAGACCGGAATGTCGAAGGCTTCCGCCGCATGCGCGACTTTCAACCACGGCGTGATGCCGCCGATACGGGCAACGTCGACCTGGACGATCGAGCAGGCGCCCTTCTGCATGTATTCGCGGAAATGACGGATCGAGTACATGGATTCACCCACCGCAATCGGCGTGGGCGTCGAGCGCGTCAACCGGATATGACCGTCGAGATCGTCGGCCGGCAGCGGCTCCTCGATCCAGGCAAGGTCGAGCTCCTTCAGCCTGGACGCGCGGCGGATCGCCTCGTCGACGGTGAAGCCCTGGTTGCAGTCGGTCATGATCTCGAAGCCGTCGCCGAGCGCCTTGCGCATTGCCGACAGGCGATCGTAATCCTCCGAGCCGTGCGGCTTGCCGATCTTCACCTTCGAACCTGAAAAGCCCTTGGTCTTGGCGGCAAGCGCGTCCTCGACCAGCGCTTCCTTTTCGATGTGCAGCCAGCCGCCCTCGGTGGTGTAGAGGGGGCAGCTTTCCTTGGCGCCGCCGGCAAGCTTCCAGAGCGGCAGCTTCTGCTTTTTGGCGCGCAGGTCCCAAAGTGCTGTGTCAACTGCCGCCAGCGCCAGCGCCGTTATCGGGCCGATCGTCGTCGCGTGGGTCGCAAATTCTAGTCTGTGCCAGATCGCCTCGATGCAATCGGCATCCTCGCCGATCAGGATCGGCACCAGGTGGTCGGAGAGAAGCCGCATCACCGACGAACCGCCGGTACCGATCGTATAGCTGTAGCCGGTGCCCGTCGCACCATCGCTGTCGGTGATGGTGACGATCGGGGTTTCCTGGCTGACGAAGCTCTGGATCGCATCGGTCCGCTTCACCTTCGGCGGCAGGTCGACCATGCGCAGTTCAATTTTCTCGATTCTTGCCATGTCAGCCTTCCAGAGCCTTGCCGGTATCGATGTCGAAGAGATGGGCGCGCGAGAGGTCGAAGCTCATGTGCACCTTCTCGCCCGGGCCAAGCGGGCGCGGATTGAGCATGCGCGAAACCCAGTCTCGACCGTTGAACTGGATGAAGACCAGCGTTTCATTACCCAGCGGTTCGGTGATCGACACCGGTAGCTCGACCTCGTGCACGGCGGCCGGGTCGCCGGCATGCAGACCATGGCCGCTCGGATAGATGTCGTCAGGCCTCAGACCGAAGGTGACCTTCTGTCCCGGACGGAGCGCGTTCACAAACCGCGGCGGGATCGGCAGCCGCATGCCGCTTACAAAGACGAGCGTACCGTTGTCGACGATCGCCTCGTCCATGTTCATCGGCGGCGAGCCGATGAAGCCGGCCACGAACTTTGTGGCCGGGCGCTGGAACACTTCTTCCGGCGTGCCTACTTGTTCGATATAGCCGTCACGCATGATGACGATGCGGTCTGACAAGGTCATCGCCTCGACCTGGTCGTGGGTGACGTAGATCATCGTCGCCTGCATGCGGGCATGCAGCTTCTTGATCTCGGTTCGCACCTGGGTGCGCAGCTTCGCATCCAGGTTCGACAGAGGTTCGTCGAACAGGAAGACATCCGGCTGGCGCACGATCGCGCGGCCCATGGCGACGCGCTGGCGCTGGCCGCCGGAAAGCTGCGACGGGCGGCGCTCCAGGAGATGGCTAAGATCGAGGATGGCAGCGGCTTCATCGACCCGCGTCTTGATCTCGTCTGCCGAGCGTCCGGCGATCTTCAGCGAAAAACCCATGTTTTCGGCGACCGTCATATGCGGATAGAGCGCATAGGACTGGAAGACCATGGAGATATTGCGCGCCCGAGGCGGCAGGTCGTTGACCTTCTTTCCGCCGATTTCGATCGCGCCATCGCTGACGTCTTCGAGGCCTGCGATCATGCGCAGCGTTGTCGACTTGCCGCAGCCCGACGGGCCGACGAGCGCGATGAACTCGCGGTCCTTCACTTCGAGGTCGATGCCGTGGACGACCTCGAGCGCGCCGTAGCGCTTGACCAGTTTCCTGAGAGTGACAGGAGCCATGAACGATTATCCTTTCACCGCGCCGAAGGTGAGACCCGAAACGAGGTGCTTCTGAATGATGAAGGTAAGGGTCAGCGCCGGGATGATCATCACGACGGCGAGCGCACACATGCCGCGCCAGTCGATGGTGAATTCGGCGGTGTAGTCGAGAAGCCCGACCGGCAAGGTCTTGGAATTGACCGAGCGGGTGATCTGCGAGGCAAGCGCATACTCGTTCCAGGACGTCAGGAACGCAAAGATGCCGGCGGATGCGATGCCGGGACCGGCAAGCGGAAACTCCACCTGCCAGAAGGCCTGCCACGGCGTGCAGCCGTCTATCTGGGCGGCCTCGGCGAGATCCTTCGGCACCTGGCGGAAGAAGCCGTCGATCAGCCAGATGGTGAAGGGCACGTTGAGCGCGACATAGGTCAGGATCAGCGAAAAATGCGTGTCGATGATCCCGGTGCGGGCGTAGAGCATGAAGAGCGGCAGCGAGAGCGCGATGCCAGGCACGGCGCGCGTCAGCATGAAGCCGAGGAAGATCGCCGACTTCGCCTTGAAACGATAGCGGGCAAAGGCGTAGCCGCCGGCCATGCCGATCGCCAGTGCAATCACCGTCGAGGTCACCGAGATGATCAGCGAATTGCGAAAATAGTCCCAGACGGGAACGCCACCCTGCCCGGCGCCCGCAAACATGGCGCGATAGGCATCGAGCGAAATGCTCTCGGGGATCCAAACCGGTGGTTTCGCCATGATTTCGACGGTCGGACGCAGCGACGACAGCACGATCCAGAGGCCGGGAAGGCAGATCACGGCCATTGCGAGAAACAGGCCGATCAGGTGCACCGTCTTCAACAGGCGGCGGCGCAGTCGGTGCGAAGCGTTGATATCCATTACCACTCGGCTCCGATCTGCTGGCGCGCCGCGGCGAGCTTGCGGAAGAAATAGACGGTGAAGACGATCGACAGGAGGATCGCGACATAGGCCATGGCGTTGGCGAGCCCCATGCGGGCATCGGCATAGGCCGTGCGGCCGACGAGCGTCCAGAGTAGCTCCGTGCGCTTGGCCGGGCCGCCATCGGTCATGATCTTGACGATGTCATAGGCGCGCGCGACGTCGAGAGAGCGGATCGTCATGGCGATGAAGGCGAACGGCATCAGATAGGGCCAGGTGACATAGCGGAAGGTCTGCCAGGGTGTGCAGCCGTCGACATGGGCAGCCTCGACCGGATCCTTCGGCATGGCGAGCAGGCCGGCCAGAATCAGGATCGCAAAGACTGCGGTCGAGGACCAGACTTCGGCGATGATGATCGAGAGCAGTGCGAGATTGCCGTCGATCAACCAGGGAATTGCCTGATCCGTCAGTCCCAGCGACTGCAGCGCATTGTTGACGAAGCCGATATTGTCGTTGAAGAGGAACTTGAACTGGAAGCCGACGAGCACGGGCGAAAACATCATCGGAAACATCATCATGGTGCGCAGCAGGCGCTGGCCGTGGGTCGCCTTGTTGACAAGCAAAGCCAGGCCGAGACCGAGCAGCATCTCGGCGTTCAGAGCCACAGTCAGCAACAGCACGGTGCGGCCAAACGCGACCCAGAATTCGGCGTTGCCAAGTACGGTCGCGTAGTTGCGCAGGCCTACAAAGACCCACAGCGTCTCCGGTTTGGTCAAGCGGAACGGCGTGAAGCTCGAATAGAAGGAAAAAAGGAGCGGCAACACGATCACCGCCGCGAGCACGACAAAGGCCGGAAGCAGAAGCAGGGCCGGTGCTGACAATTTCTTGAGCTTCATCGGGCAGTCCTGAGGATTGCATGAAATGGCTGAGGCGGCGCCGGCGCCTTCAAGGCATCGGCGCCGCCTCATGGGTAACGATCAGAGCTTGCCCGCGTCTTCGAGAATGCCGGTCGCTTTCTGAGCGGCGGCATCAAGCGCTTCCTTCGACGTCTTGTCGCCGAGGATGGCGGCCTGGAGTTCCGGATAGACGGCGTTGGAGATTTCGATCCACTCGGCCGTCTTCGGAACCGGGAAGGCATGCTTTGCGGCTTCCTGGAAAGCCTGCAGCACTTCCGTCTTGTAGGCGTCGCCCTCGGCTTGCTTGATGTTGTATTCCCAGACGGCAGTCCGGGTCGGCAACGGGCCGGCAGCCGATTCCAGCTTCTGGCTGTCCTCGTTGGTCAGCCACCAGACGAGCGAAGCGGCCGCTTCCTTGTTGGCGCAATCTTCGGTGACCGAGAAGCCATGATGGCCCGACCAGCCGGTGCGCTTGCCGGAAGAACCGGCCGGCTGCACCTTCACGCCGACATTGCCGGCGACCTTGGAGGACTTCGGGTCGTTGAAGAAGCTCGCCCAGCCAGGCCAGTCGAGGTTGAGGGCGATCGAACCCGAGGCAAAGCCCTGGCCGAGGTCGTCCCAAAGATAGTTGGTCGTGCCCGGCGGTACGGCCTTGTCCTTGTAGAGCTTGACGAACCAGTCAAGCGCATGGACACCGGCTTCCGAGTTGAAGGCGGGGCGCCCGTCCTTGTCGAGATATTCGCCACCTTCGGCGACCAGCATTTCATAGAAGCGACCGTTGATTGCCTCTTCCTTACCGGCAAACTGCGTGCCGTAGAAATTCGGCGGGGCGGCGAAGAACTCGGCCTGATCGCTGACCTGGGCCCAGGTGTCCGGCGGCGCGAGGTCGTAACCGTATTTCGCCTTGAAGGCGGTCTTCTTGGCTTCGTCCTGGTAGAGGCTCTTCTGGTAGTAGAGCGCCGACACGTCGAACTGGGCGCGCGGCAACATCACCAGCTTGCCGTCGAGCGTCGAAGCGTCGATCAGCGCCGGCACGAATTTGGCGATCTCCTCCGGCGGCAGGAGCGCCAGGAGATCAGTGTAGATGTCGGGGTATTGCGGCGCGAAGGAGGAATGGTTCGAGCCGACGCACCAGCTGACGCCGCCAGTCGCGATATCCGACTTGATCTCCTTGTCGAGTTCGAAGTGGTTCTTCTTCGACAGGATGTTGACCTTGGCGCCGGTCGCCTTCTCCCATTCGCCGATCCGCTCGTAGAGCTTTTCGTATTGCTGTCCGCCGATCAGCTTGGCGTCGATCGTGACGCCCTCGAACTTGCCGGGCAGTTCTGCGGCATTCGCCGCTCCCCCTGCACAGGCAAGCATAACGACGCCGGCGGAGACGCCGGCAAGCAGCCTTTTCATATCCACTCCTCCCATGTTCACGCCCTCTTCCTGACGTGACGTTCTCATTTGTGAGAAACTAATTCATATACAAACAACATTTTCATGAGGCGTCAAGGGAGAACTTTCCTTTGTGGGCGCCTTCGTCTGCGTATATGGATATGAATATTCACCAAGGAGGCTTCATGGACACCGAAGAGTCAGATCGCTACCGCGCACCGGCCCTTGATAAGGGGCTCGACATTCTCGAGCTGCTTGCCAGCGTCGACGGCGGACTGACGCAGGCCGAGATTTCCAAGCGCCTGAACCGGAGTCCGAACGAGTTCTACCGCATGCTCGATCGGCTGGTGCGGCGCGGCTATGTCACGCGCATCGACGGAGATCGCTATTCGCTGACATTGAAGCTCTTCGGGTTGTCGCAACTGCATGCGCCGGTCCGCAGGCTTGCCTCCTACGCCACGCCCTTGATGCGGGATCTGGCCCAGCGCTCGAAGCAGGCAAACCACCTCGCCGTCTTCGATCGCGGCTCCGCCGTCGTCATCGCCCAGCAGGAAGCGCCTGATTATTGGGGCATTTCGATCCGGGTCGGGTCGCATATCAGCCTCTTCGACACGGGTTCCGGCCATATCCTGCTTGCCTTCCGCTCGGCCGAAGAGCGCGAAATGATGATCGCGGAACATGCCAGGAGCAAAGACGAGGTCCCGCGCGGGCCTGAGTTCTACGCGCGCCTCGATCAGATCCGCGAGCGCGGCTATGAAATGATGGCGAGCGCGCAGACAGCCGGCGTCTATAACCTCTCGGCGCCGATCCTGGGGCCTGATGGCCGCGGCATCGCGGCGCTGACCGTTCCCTATATCGCGCTCGTCAACGCGCCCTCGGCGCCAGACATCACTGAAAGCATCGCCCTTTTGCTGAAAACCGCCGAGCAACTGTCGACGTTGGCCGGTTCGGACGTGGCCTCCACAACAGATTGACGGCACTTGGGAACGGTCGTACTTCTTATCTGAATAGATCATTCTTATGTGAGAAGCCGTTCGGAGGAGGCGCGCCTTGATCATCGACACCCATCTTCACCTCATCGACAGGTCGAGGCTCGCCTATCCCTGGCTCGCCGGTGTGCCTGCCCTCAACCAGGACTTTCTCTACGCCACCTACGAGCGCGAAGCGCGGCGGCTCGGCATTACTGCCAGCCTGCACATGGAGGTCGATGTCGATCCTTTAGAGATGGAGAAGGAGACATCCGAGGTCGCGCGGCTCGCAGGCCAGGCGGATAGCCTGCTGAAGGGCGCTATTGCCGCCTGCCGACCTGAAGAGGATGGCTTTTCGGCCTATCTAGAACGCCAGGAAGCAAACGGCCTCATCAAGGGCTTCCGCCGCGTGCTGCATGTGATGCCGGATGACCTCTCCGAAGGAGCGACTTTTCGCGACAATATCCGCCGGCTCGGCGGCCGTCGCTTCACCTTCGACCTCTGCGTCCTGCCGCACCAGATCGAAAAGGCGATTGCGCTTGCCGATCTGGCGCCCGACGTTCCGTTTATTCTCGACCATTGCGGCGTGCCCGACATTCGCGCCGGCGCCGAGCATCCCTGGCGCGAGCACATGAGCGAGATCGCCCAACGTGCGAACGTCACGGCAAAAATCTCCGGCGTCGTCGCCTATGCGGACGAGGCCTGGCAGGTCGAGACGCTGCGCCCGTATGTCGAGCACACGATCGACGTCTTTGGTTGGGATCGGGTGGTCTGGGGAAGCGATTGGCCGGTCTGCACGCTCGGCGGCAATCTTTCGACCTGGGTCGGCGCCACCCACGCGCTTCTGGAAGGCTGCAGCGCGGAGGAAAAGCGCAAGCTGCTTGCCGACAACGCGCGCCGGATCTGGAATCTCGCCTAGCAAGCCCTGCCCTAAGTCCGTTCCGGGACGCCTGGGCATCCCGGAACTCAGAAATCAGGCTGTAGCAAAACTCTCTGCAAACAGCCGATTGAGATCGTCGACGACCTTTCGCGCCGCCTCTTTGCCCGTGAGGCCGTCGTTGATGCGATCGGATGCCGCCTGTTGGAAGGCCATGTAGCCATCGTACCGTGGGCGAACCCAGGCGCTCTCCAGCGTCTTGCGCGTCGCACGATAGAAATCGGAGGTCGCGGCATTGACGGCGTCGTCATCCCAGGCGGCCGCGTGGCCGGGCTGCCCGCCTCCTGAGGCATAAGGACCGCGCTGGACGGCGCCGCTCGCAACGAAATAGGCGAAATCGATCGCCGCTTCCCGCGCCTGTGAGAAAGCCGAGACCGCAATCCCCGTTCCGCCGAGGGCCGAGCCTGCCGGACCATTGGTTCCGGCAATCGGAACATCGCCGAACGTCACGAGCGACGGCCGGAAGCCCGGCA
This is a stretch of genomic DNA from Ensifer adhaerens. It encodes these proteins:
- a CDS encoding amidohydrolase family protein, with amino-acid sequence MIIDTHLHLIDRSRLAYPWLAGVPALNQDFLYATYEREARRLGITASLHMEVDVDPLEMEKETSEVARLAGQADSLLKGAIAACRPEEDGFSAYLERQEANGLIKGFRRVLHVMPDDLSEGATFRDNIRRLGGRRFTFDLCVLPHQIEKAIALADLAPDVPFILDHCGVPDIRAGAEHPWREHMSEIAQRANVTAKISGVVAYADEAWQVETLRPYVEHTIDVFGWDRVVWGSDWPVCTLGGNLSTWVGATHALLEGCSAEEKRKLLADNARRIWNLA